The proteins below are encoded in one region of Podarcis raffonei isolate rPodRaf1 chromosome 8, rPodRaf1.pri, whole genome shotgun sequence:
- the LOC128418596 gene encoding zinc finger protein Rlf-like isoform X1 yields MKTSVCKTIACLLPEDFEVRRACQLTDYLLEPSEERYSLLEEHYLQQDKKLDGKNSLCCELLLALKVYWPFDPEFWDWKTLKPHCRRKEVSDSGDDLSCRKMSFNETAMLDVFLSDSEDNNSEGQDTINQPKVRVKKPIGSSERYQRWLQYKFFCAICKKECIEARILHHSKMHMEDGIYTCPVCIKKFKRKDVFVKHVMEHVKMPPSRKYRGKKKLLLKKERLAMSSLARIASVALGEQPRTDTQDFVTFSKLENCHLQGRDLYPCPGTDCSKVYKQFKYLSVHLKAEHENDQNAMHYMDMKNRRERCAYCRRHFVSAFHLQEHEHVHSGPQPYMCVSVGCYARFGSVNELLHHKQQHDNLRYKCELSGCNIVFSDLGQLYHHEAQHFRDASYACNFSGCKKFYYFETEFTDHMSMHITNGQIKKVQIKQEENVSGDSLTCLSDLEVFEQKDPACLHESLNLPSGSTNSEAIQQVKQESTNSEGILQVKQEAMFDGEVDVKVMTV; encoded by the coding sequence ATGAAGACCTCTGTATGCAAAACAATTGCATGCCTTCTGCCAGAAGACTTCGAAGTAAGAAGAGCATGTCAGCTCACTGACTACTTACTTGAGCCAAGCGAGGAAAGATACAGTCTACTAGAAGAGCATTACCTGCAACAAGATAAAAAATTGGATGGAAAAAACTCTTTGTGTTGTGAGCTGCTGTTGGCTTTAAAGGTGTATTGGCCATTTGATCCAGAATTTTGGGACTGGAAAACTCTGAAGCCACACTGTAGAAGAAAAGAAGTTTCTGATTCAGGGGATGATCTGAGTTGCAGGAAGATGTCTTTCAATGAAACTGCTATGCTAGATGTTTTCCTAAGTGATAGTGAAGATAATAATTCTGAAGGTCAAGATACAATAAATCAGCCTAAAGTGAGAGTTAAAAAGCCCATTGGGTCCTCAGAAAGGTACCAGAGATGGCTTCAGTACAAATTTTTCTGTGCTATTTGCAAAAAGGAATGTATAGAGGCCAGAATACTTCACCATTCTAAGATGCATATGGAAGATGGCATTTATACATGCCCAGTGTGTATAAAAAAGTTCAAGAGGAAGGATGTCTTTGTGAAGCATGTGATGGAACATGTAAAAATGCCTCCGAGTAGGAAATACCGTGGTAAGAAGAAGTTGCTGTTGAAGAAAGAGAGGCTGGCGATGAGCAGTCTAGCCAGAATTGCTTCTGTGGCTCTTGGAGAACAACCCAGAACTGACACGCAGGATTTTGTCACGTTTAGTAAGCTAGAAAACTGCCACTTGCAGGGCAGGGACCTGTACCCATGCCCAGGCACGGATTGCTCCAAGGTGTATAAGCAGTTCAAGTACTTAAGTGTCCATTTGAAAGCAGAACACGAAAATGATCAAAATGCAATGCACTACATGGACATGAAAAACAGGAGAGAGAGGTGTGCATACTGCAGGCGGCATTTTGTTTCGGCATTCCATCTGCAGGAGCATGAACATGTTCACAGTGGCCCTCAGCCGTACATGTGTGTGTCAGTGGGCTGCTATGCTAGGTTTGGATCAGTGAATGAGCTGCTCCATCACAAACAGCAACACGACAATCTGCGTTATAAATGTGAGCTCAGTGGCTGTAACATTGTTTTCAGTGACTTGGGGCAGCTCTACCACCACGAAGCCCAGCATTTTAGGGATGCTTCCTATGCATGCAACTTTAGTGGCTGTAAAAAATTCTACTATTTCGAAACAGAGTTTACGGATCACATGTCAATGCATATTACAAATGGTCAAATTAAGAAGGTACAGATTAAGCAGGAGGAAAATGTTTCTGGGGACAGTCTTACCTGCCTTTCAGATTTGGAAGTGTTTGAACAAAAAGACCCCGCCTGCCTACATGAGAGTCTTAATTTGCCTTCAGGATCTACAAATTCAGAGGCAATCCAGCAGGTTAAGCAAGAATCTACAAACTCAGAGGGAATCCTGCAAGTTAAACAAGAAGCTATGTTTGATGGAGAGGTAGATGTTAAAGTAATGACAGTTTAA